The following are from one region of the Streptomyces decoyicus genome:
- a CDS encoding PP2C family protein-serine/threonine phosphatase, translated as MRQARIHHHAHQPRWQLTKPFSALRALIRQAVPPRGEASPGAKDARRHCASGVPLLIIATVAVLCLSGGTGMSWLPLLAVGPALAAATSGPWGVLRIGVLAVALGAALGVHGGAPGDEQAIVLSTLSAVTLASSLASALRRRREQVLAAVRSVAEAAQHAFLKPVPASVGRFQTAVRYSAAAAEARIGGDLYALVPTPFGVRLIVGDVRGKGLPAVGIAALVLGVFREAAYDEPDLLDVVHRIERSLARNLGPDDFVTAVLAGYPEADRMELVNCGHAAPLLVHDAGVLPVEPAHPAPPLGLRALSGETPSLQEIALSDGDQLLFYTDGVTEARDHKREFYPLVERLSRHISEEPSHTLAALHEDLLTHVGGELHDDAAMLLLRKPADTASTAPNDPVGRTPSLPVGAE; from the coding sequence ATGCGCCAAGCCCGGATCCATCACCACGCCCACCAGCCGCGGTGGCAGCTCACCAAGCCGTTCTCCGCTCTGCGGGCCCTGATCCGGCAGGCCGTCCCGCCCCGGGGCGAGGCATCGCCCGGCGCGAAAGACGCCCGCCGGCACTGCGCCTCCGGCGTGCCGCTTCTGATCATCGCGACCGTGGCGGTCCTCTGCCTCTCCGGGGGTACCGGCATGAGCTGGCTGCCGCTGCTCGCCGTGGGCCCCGCGCTGGCCGCCGCAACCAGCGGGCCGTGGGGCGTACTGCGCATCGGTGTCCTGGCGGTGGCGCTGGGTGCGGCGCTCGGTGTGCATGGTGGCGCGCCGGGTGACGAACAGGCGATTGTGCTCTCCACGCTCTCCGCCGTCACGCTGGCCAGCAGTCTGGCCAGCGCCCTGCGCAGGCGTCGCGAACAGGTGCTGGCAGCCGTGCGTTCGGTTGCCGAGGCCGCACAGCACGCCTTTCTCAAGCCGGTGCCCGCGTCGGTCGGACGCTTCCAGACGGCCGTCCGCTACAGCGCCGCCGCTGCCGAGGCACGGATCGGCGGGGACCTCTACGCCCTGGTGCCCACACCGTTCGGGGTACGGCTGATCGTGGGCGATGTGCGCGGCAAGGGGCTGCCGGCGGTGGGGATCGCCGCCCTGGTCCTGGGCGTTTTCCGGGAAGCGGCCTACGACGAGCCGGACCTTCTCGATGTCGTCCACCGGATCGAGCGGAGCTTGGCGCGCAACCTCGGCCCGGACGACTTCGTCACCGCGGTGCTGGCGGGCTACCCCGAGGCCGACCGCATGGAGCTGGTCAACTGCGGCCATGCCGCTCCGCTCCTGGTCCACGACGCGGGGGTGCTGCCCGTCGAGCCGGCCCACCCGGCCCCGCCGCTCGGTCTGCGGGCCCTGTCCGGGGAGACTCCCAGCCTCCAGGAAATTGCCCTGTCCGACGGGGACCAACTGCTCTTCTACACCGATGGCGTGACCGAGGCCCGTGATCACAAGCGGGAGTTCTATCCGCTGGTGGAGCGGCTGTCCCGGCACATTTCGGAGGAGCCTTCGCACACCCTGGCCGCGCTCCATGAGGACCTGCTCACGCATGTGGGCGGCGAGCTGCACGACGACGCCGCCATGCTCCTCCTCCGGAAGCCGGCCGACACCGCGTCGACGGCACCGAACGACCCCGTTGGCCGGACGCCCTCCCTACCGGTGGGCGCTGAATAG
- a CDS encoding PPOX class F420-dependent oxidoreductase: MSNPPLPDPAVTMLRKANPAVITTLRSDGQPVSTATWYLWDDGRVLVNMDEGRKRLEHLRNDARVSLTVLDEGNWYTHLSLIGHIAEIRDDEELAGIDRLAQHYMGKPYPQRDRRRVSAWIEIDRWHGWGSMKDSAQPG, encoded by the coding sequence ATGTCGAACCCACCGCTTCCCGATCCGGCAGTCACCATGTTGCGCAAGGCGAATCCGGCCGTCATCACGACTCTGCGTTCGGACGGGCAGCCGGTTTCCACGGCCACCTGGTACCTCTGGGACGACGGCCGGGTGCTGGTCAACATGGATGAAGGCCGCAAACGGCTGGAGCATCTCCGCAACGACGCCCGGGTCTCCCTCACCGTGCTGGACGAAGGCAACTGGTACACGCACCTCAGCCTGATCGGCCACATCGCCGAAATCCGGGACGACGAAGAACTCGCCGGCATCGACCGGCTGGCACAGCACTACATGGGCAAGCCGTACCCGCAGCGGGATCGCCGCCGGGTCAGCGCCTGGATCGAGATCGACCGCTGGCACGGGTGGGGCAGCATGAAGGACAGCGCCCAACCGGGCTGA
- a CDS encoding alpha-ketoglutarate-dependent dioxygenase AlkB: MAMHLQGSLFDQADEVRLGPLRGVRRTALGDGAWIDLLPGWLSGADALFDQLAAEVPWQAERRRMYEQVVDVPRLLAFYRADDTLPHAVLDDARDALSAHYATELGEPFTTAGLCYYRDGRDSVAWHGDRIGRGDREDTMVAILSVGAPRDLLLRPRRGGGTVRRPLGHGDLIVMGGSCQRTWEHAIPKSTRAAGPRISIQFRPHGVR, encoded by the coding sequence ATGGCCATGCACCTTCAGGGCTCGCTCTTCGACCAGGCCGACGAGGTCCGGCTCGGTCCGCTGCGCGGGGTGCGCAGGACCGCGCTCGGCGACGGCGCCTGGATCGATCTGCTGCCCGGGTGGCTGAGCGGGGCGGACGCCTTGTTCGACCAGCTCGCCGCCGAGGTTCCCTGGCAGGCGGAGCGTCGGCGGATGTACGAGCAGGTGGTGGACGTACCGCGGCTGCTGGCCTTCTATCGGGCCGACGACACGCTGCCGCACGCCGTGCTGGACGACGCGAGGGACGCGCTCTCCGCCCACTACGCCACCGAGCTCGGCGAACCGTTCACCACGGCCGGACTCTGTTACTACCGGGACGGCCGCGACAGCGTCGCCTGGCACGGTGACCGGATCGGCCGCGGTGACCGCGAGGACACGATGGTCGCCATCCTGTCCGTGGGGGCGCCGCGTGACCTGCTGCTCCGTCCGCGGCGCGGCGGCGGCACCGTCCGAAGGCCGTTGGGGCACGGCGACCTGATCGTGATGGGCGGCTCCTGCCAACGGACTTGGGAACATGCGATCCCCAAGAGCACACGGGCGGCGGGCCCGCGGATCAGCATCCAGTTCCGGCCCCACGGAGTGCGCTGA
- a CDS encoding ankyrin repeat domain-containing protein: MAKALTGPLITAIYSDRMRRVGALLRLGASPSAPNAEGETPLYLAAVSGKTDIVRLLLEAGATPDAESRGEGTAGLPLCAAACWDHSGVVHELLAHGADPDRREDDGTSYTALMWAATGGHQRTAELLLEARADPDAGCGERTPLMAAAERGSIAVVRALLRHGADPHLTDEQGRTAWHMARERCGQDVESELRERAGVAQDGRYEVRRSPRAEGTELVELTASAPDGTGGSSWQGETGHALIAALLRENMQG; encoded by the coding sequence ATGGCCAAGGCGTTGACCGGACCACTCATCACGGCTATCTACTCGGACCGCATGCGCCGGGTCGGTGCCCTCTTGAGGCTGGGAGCCTCCCCGTCCGCGCCGAATGCCGAGGGCGAGACGCCGCTGTACCTGGCCGCGGTGTCGGGGAAGACGGACATCGTGAGGCTGCTCCTCGAAGCGGGGGCAACGCCGGATGCGGAGAGCAGGGGGGAGGGAACCGCGGGTCTGCCGCTGTGCGCCGCCGCATGCTGGGACCATTCCGGCGTGGTGCACGAACTGCTCGCGCACGGCGCCGACCCCGACCGGCGGGAGGACGACGGCACTTCCTACACGGCCTTGATGTGGGCGGCCACGGGCGGCCATCAGCGGACCGCCGAGCTCCTGCTCGAAGCGCGTGCCGACCCGGACGCGGGATGCGGCGAGCGCACTCCGCTGATGGCAGCGGCCGAGCGGGGATCGATCGCGGTGGTACGGGCTCTGCTGCGGCACGGCGCCGACCCGCACCTCACCGACGAACAGGGCCGGACGGCCTGGCATATGGCCCGCGAACGGTGCGGCCAAGACGTCGAGAGCGAGCTGCGCGAGAGGGCGGGCGTCGCCCAGGATGGCAGGTACGAGGTCCGGCGCAGCCCTCGCGCCGAGGGCACGGAGCTGGTCGAGCTCACGGCCAGCGCACCGGACGGAACCGGTGGCTCCTCGTGGCAAGGGGAAACGGGGCATGCCCTGATCGCCGCGCTTCTACGGGAGAACATGCAGGGTTGA
- a CDS encoding IclR family transcriptional regulator, whose protein sequence is MGNGEGPTLITSVQRAFRLMEAVGAHEGGAPAKQLARETGLPLATTYHLLRTLAHDGYIRKLEDGGFVLGDKLDTLQTGGRAQALLNRVRPALAALRDDLSAAAYLTFYEDGEIRVAEIVDGPRAPRVDLWVGFEEAGHATALGKCVLRELDDEARDDYLSRHPLADLTPRTITGRAELLRNLDTLPMAPVMTDMEEYALGTFCLAVPVYSGETLGSLGVSLRADRVSRIDAVRDRLLPAASRVTRGLSLTI, encoded by the coding sequence ATGGGCAACGGAGAAGGCCCTACGCTCATCACCTCCGTCCAGCGAGCCTTCCGCCTGATGGAAGCCGTGGGTGCGCACGAGGGCGGCGCACCGGCGAAACAGCTGGCACGTGAGACGGGACTACCCCTGGCCACCACGTATCACCTCTTGCGCACACTGGCTCACGACGGGTACATCCGGAAGCTGGAGGACGGCGGCTTCGTCCTCGGGGACAAGCTGGACACCCTCCAGACAGGCGGGCGGGCACAGGCGCTGCTCAACCGCGTCCGCCCCGCGCTCGCGGCGCTACGGGACGATCTGTCGGCCGCGGCCTACCTGACCTTCTACGAGGACGGCGAGATCCGGGTCGCCGAGATCGTCGACGGCCCCCGGGCGCCGCGGGTCGACCTGTGGGTGGGCTTCGAGGAAGCCGGGCACGCCACGGCGCTGGGCAAGTGCGTGCTCCGCGAGCTGGACGACGAGGCCCGCGACGACTACCTCTCCCGGCACCCCCTCGCCGACCTCACCCCACGCACCATCACCGGCCGTGCCGAATTGCTGCGCAACCTCGACACCCTGCCCATGGCACCGGTGATGACGGACATGGAGGAGTACGCCCTCGGTACGTTCTGCCTCGCGGTGCCGGTGTACAGCGGAGAGACGCTCGGGTCCCTCGGCGTATCGCTCCGGGCGGACCGGGTCTCCCGCATCGACGCGGTCCGGGACCGGCTGCTCCCGGCAGCAAGCCGCGTGACCAGGGGGCTCTCACTCACTATCTGA